A stretch of Henckelia pumila isolate YLH828 chromosome 4, ASM3356847v2, whole genome shotgun sequence DNA encodes these proteins:
- the LOC140894364 gene encoding uncharacterized protein: MEMEWSQITAIRASLPDNSYGILEIELSNPPSFYQETSPQPKKHTLWHQMSDFTGGQASNYRRHLLIFPPGILDKHYENLLQYNPSLCLKPFPSSTSLLFGPPHAHENSGFSLNCDGYESQCHPHRNYPATTKQVYITSNQNSTPSDTTYPPYCQNPTTWNQGPETYVVNGSIQGQSDMNLLAEGDETFTSQNHHSNTREYLVNTDNYLLGDPQNYQVEPLLHSSHGLLEANFNNSNWMDTEMNYKMNDNDQVMQNADGNGAISSYGELLHTQSIWFS, encoded by the exons ATGGAAATGGAATGGTCTCAGATTACAGCCATCAGAGCCTCTCTGCCAGATAATAGTTATGGGATTTTGGAGATTGAG TTGAGTAATCCACCTTCGTTTTATCAAGAAACCAGCCCCCAGCCCAAAAAACATACACTTTGGCACCAGATGTCTGATTTCACAGGAGGTCAAGCTTCAAATTACAG GAGGCATTTGCTAATATTCCCTCCCGGAATTCTTGACAAACATTACGAGAATCTTTTGCAGTACAATCCATCACTCTGTCTGAAGCCATTCCCAAGTTCAACAAGTCTCCTCTTCGGCCCACCTCATGCACACGAGAACTCGGGTTTCTCTTTGAACTGCGATGGATATGAATCTCAATGTCACCCCCATAGAAACTATCCCGCAACAACAAAACAAGTTTATATCACAtcaaatcaaaattcaacacCATCAG ATACTACTTATCCGCCTTACTGTCAAAATCCAACAACTTGGAATCAAGGGCCAGAAACTTATGTGGTAAATGGTAGCATTCAAGGGCAATCAGATATGAATTTACTTGCAGAAGGCGACGAGACTTTTACTTCTCAAAATCATCACTCAAACACAAGGGAGTACTTGGTTAATACCGATAACTATTTACTGGGGgatcctcaaaattatcaagTGGAACCGTTGTTGCATTCTTCTCATGGTTTGTTAGAGGCAAATTTCAATAACAGCAATTGGATGGACACAGAAATGAATTACAAAATGAATGATAATGATCAAGTTATGCAGAATGCAGATGGAAATGGTGCCATTTCGAGCTATGGAGAATTACTACACACTCAATCCATTTGGTTCAGCTAA